A part of Microbulbifer sp. MI-G genomic DNA contains:
- a CDS encoding MlaC/ttg2D family ABC transporter substrate-binding protein: MNTSFWIDRQGLSQWLKCVLCAFLVSAASSAANAAQNPYVVIEGVSQQLLSVIRSNAPYANSDPQRYYSAVENVLIPIVDFDFIAIGVMGRYAKQATASQRSRFTNTFRRDLVATFARGVANFGDLDVKVVNPGTVPIGNRVNVLQEVRSKEGITKVSYTLVRNRAGQWKLINVILNGVNLGKTFRSQFAQSMRTHGDIDKVISNWSAAQDVADQVS; encoded by the coding sequence GTGAACACATCATTTTGGATTGATCGGCAAGGTTTGTCACAGTGGCTAAAGTGTGTGCTCTGCGCATTCCTGGTATCTGCGGCAAGCTCTGCAGCGAATGCCGCTCAAAATCCCTATGTGGTGATCGAAGGGGTATCCCAACAATTGTTGAGTGTGATTCGCTCGAATGCGCCATATGCCAATAGTGACCCGCAGAGATATTACAGCGCCGTAGAGAACGTGCTGATACCGATTGTGGATTTTGATTTTATTGCGATCGGTGTAATGGGGCGCTACGCCAAACAGGCTACAGCGAGCCAACGCTCGCGTTTTACCAATACGTTCCGTCGGGATCTGGTAGCAACCTTTGCCCGCGGAGTGGCGAATTTTGGTGATCTGGATGTGAAAGTGGTGAATCCGGGAACGGTTCCCATCGGAAATCGGGTCAATGTCCTGCAGGAGGTGCGCAGTAAAGAGGGAATTACCAAGGTGTCCTATACCTTGGTACGCAATCGCGCGGGGCAGTGGAAGTTGATCAATGTGATTCTCAACGGGGTCAATCTGGGTAAAACGTTCCGCAGTCAGTTTGCCCAGTCAATGCGGACCCATGGCGATATCGACAAGGTAATTTCCAATTGGTCCGCAGCACAGGATGTTGCTGATCAAGTGAGCTAA
- a CDS encoding KdsC family phosphatase, whose amino-acid sequence MIPEERLNSALKSIRWLVLDVDGVLTDGKLYFDNGGNELKTFSTLDGHGIKMLQKSGVHVAIITGRRSSVVERRAHELGISKLIQGREDKFHALQELLADEPCRLEEIAYIGDDYPDLLVMTRIGCPIAPPNAAQPVREHAIWITDACGGEGAVREVCDHIMRAQGTFDMALAPYLGEG is encoded by the coding sequence GTGATCCCAGAAGAACGGTTAAACAGTGCATTGAAGAGCATTCGCTGGTTGGTACTGGATGTAGACGGCGTCCTCACCGACGGCAAACTCTACTTCGACAACGGTGGTAACGAACTCAAAACATTCAGCACTCTGGATGGGCATGGCATAAAAATGCTGCAGAAATCCGGTGTGCATGTGGCCATTATTACCGGCCGGCGCAGCAGTGTGGTCGAGCGCCGCGCACACGAACTCGGCATCAGCAAGTTGATCCAGGGTCGAGAAGATAAATTCCACGCCTTGCAGGAGCTTTTGGCCGATGAGCCCTGTCGGCTTGAGGAGATCGCCTATATCGGCGATGACTATCCCGATCTTCTGGTCATGACGCGCATTGGTTGTCCAATTGCACCGCCCAATGCAGCCCAACCCGTGCGCGAGCATGCTATATGGATCACGGATGCCTGCGGCGGTGAGGGTGCTGTGCGCGAAGTCTGTGATCACATCATGCGGGCTCAGGGGACATTTGATATGGCGCTTGCCCCCTACCTTGGAGAAGGTTGA
- the lptC gene encoding LPS export ABC transporter periplasmic protein LptC, with protein sequence MRRTWLPLLLVILLISVGLWFSESPPEQLLSIRPTPQQQDRAAELIIRNAKTRHFDQEGNLAYRVDAQQITYYQFKRRDRADLTEPRLLFYEDDQPKWRAESRWGTVYNRGERVVLEGEAVIDELPATGGIKLETPSITLLPDREFAETDKVVTITSGPNRTTGKGMRAYLSEDRVEILSDVKSSYDTD encoded by the coding sequence ATGCGCCGCACTTGGCTGCCGTTACTACTGGTTATACTGCTGATCAGTGTGGGGCTCTGGTTCTCCGAAAGCCCGCCGGAGCAGTTGCTGAGCATCCGCCCAACGCCCCAACAGCAGGACCGCGCCGCCGAACTGATCATTCGCAACGCCAAAACCCGGCACTTTGATCAAGAGGGTAACCTGGCCTACCGGGTGGATGCCCAGCAGATTACCTACTACCAGTTCAAACGCCGTGACCGGGCCGATCTAACAGAGCCACGCCTGCTCTTCTACGAGGATGACCAGCCTAAATGGCGCGCTGAATCCAGGTGGGGTACCGTCTACAATCGCGGTGAACGGGTAGTCCTGGAAGGAGAAGCGGTGATTGATGAACTACCCGCCACAGGTGGTATCAAATTGGAAACACCCAGCATTACTCTCCTGCCAGACAGGGAGTTCGCCGAAACCGACAAAGTTGTTACTATCACCTCCGGCCCCAACCGTACCACCGGCAAGGGCATGCGCGCCTATCTGAGTGAAGACCGGGTGGAAATCCTATCGGACGTTAAGAGCAGCTATGACACCGACTAA
- the lptA gene encoding lipopolysaccharide transport periplasmic protein LptA, whose product MTPTNLFRHLCKVSTAAALLFFTAGVDALPEDREQRVNIRSDAMNAALSSNLVVYSNNVVITQGSLKIRADRVEVYFTTDKEVRRVIAEGKPAHFEQKILAGENPVKARAQRIEYSVSSEELLLTGEALVDRDGNTLAAEKINYDLTTEQMSARGQTGKGRVEMIWKPEKKESPDNGRGGQ is encoded by the coding sequence ATGACACCGACTAACCTATTCCGTCACCTGTGCAAGGTTTCCACCGCTGCAGCCCTGTTATTCTTCACCGCGGGGGTAGATGCATTACCTGAAGACCGCGAACAGCGCGTGAATATCAGATCTGATGCGATGAATGCCGCTCTGAGCAGTAACCTGGTCGTTTACAGCAATAACGTTGTCATTACCCAAGGCTCCCTGAAAATACGCGCGGATCGTGTCGAGGTCTACTTCACAACCGACAAGGAGGTCCGGCGCGTCATCGCTGAGGGAAAACCCGCTCACTTCGAGCAGAAGATCCTCGCAGGGGAAAACCCCGTCAAGGCGCGCGCCCAGCGCATAGAATACTCTGTCAGCTCGGAAGAACTTCTCCTTACCGGCGAGGCCCTAGTGGACCGGGATGGCAATACCCTGGCAGCAGAAAAGATCAACTATGACCTCACCACCGAACAAATGAGTGCCCGGGGACAGACCGGGAAAGGTCGCGTAGAGATGATCTGGAAGCCGGAAAAGAAAGAATCCCCCGACAACGGGAGAGGGGGCCAATAG
- a CDS encoding KpsF/GutQ family sugar-phosphate isomerase translates to MTQDLILQAGRRTVRMEAEAVAGLEKRINGDFQQACRMILQCSGRTIVTGMGKSGHIGRKIAATLASTGTPSFFVHPGEASHGDLGMITRDDLVVAISNSGSSTEVLTLLPLLKRLGIPMISMTGKADSSLAQAAEVNLDISVQTEACPLNLAPTSSTTVTLVMGDALAVSLLEARGFTAEDFAFSHPGGALGRRLLLKVKDVMHAGKELPRVHPETLLSKALLEMTSKGFGMTTVIDHSGKLLGVFTDGDLRRVIDQKVAFDQATMTQVMSRSPKTVSAETLAAEALRIMEDYKITALVVEDATHIPIGILHMHDILRAGVI, encoded by the coding sequence ATGACTCAGGATCTGATATTGCAGGCAGGACGACGCACCGTTCGCATGGAGGCAGAGGCTGTCGCCGGACTGGAAAAAAGAATTAATGGCGACTTTCAACAGGCTTGCAGGATGATTTTGCAGTGCTCTGGCCGCACCATCGTGACCGGAATGGGAAAATCCGGGCATATTGGACGCAAGATAGCCGCAACCCTGGCCAGCACTGGTACACCGAGTTTCTTCGTTCACCCGGGCGAGGCCAGTCACGGGGACCTGGGAATGATTACCCGCGACGACCTGGTAGTCGCGATTTCCAACTCGGGCTCCTCGACGGAAGTACTCACCCTGCTGCCATTGCTGAAACGGCTTGGCATCCCAATGATCAGTATGACCGGCAAAGCAGACTCGTCCCTGGCTCAGGCTGCCGAGGTCAATCTGGACATCTCGGTACAAACAGAGGCCTGCCCGCTCAACCTGGCCCCTACTTCCTCTACCACCGTCACCCTCGTGATGGGTGATGCATTGGCAGTGTCCCTGCTTGAGGCCAGGGGATTTACCGCCGAGGATTTCGCTTTTTCGCATCCCGGCGGAGCCCTGGGGCGACGCTTGCTACTCAAAGTTAAAGATGTGATGCACGCCGGGAAAGAATTGCCCCGAGTGCACCCGGAAACCCTGTTGTCCAAAGCTCTTCTGGAAATGACCAGCAAGGGTTTTGGCATGACTACGGTTATCGACCACAGTGGGAAATTACTGGGTGTATTTACCGATGGCGACCTGCGCCGCGTAATCGATCAGAAAGTGGCATTTGACCAGGCGACCATGACGCAAGTGATGAGCCGCAGTCCGAAGACGGTTTCCGCCGAAACCCTGGCCGCGGAAGCGCTGAGAATTATGGAAGATTACAAGATCACCGCTCTTGTCGTGGAAGATGCAACACATATTCCGATCGGCATACTACATATGCACGATATACTGCGCGCCGGCGTCATCTGA